The Spirochaetales bacterium genomic interval ATATTCGTGTCGTGTGAATTAAGCCGGGTTTTTTTAGATGAATGGTCCACTTTTTAAAAAATAATTGAAAAGGAGACTTGCAGATATTTATAATTTGTCTTATCATATACGTGATATGGCGGACGCAATTCCCGTGCGGATGGATAAAAATGGTAATGAAGTCACATTTGTCATCAATGGTGCCATTGACATTTATAACGAAAAAAGTATCAAGAATGAAATACTCGCATCCCTCACCGATGACGTAAAATCGGTTGTTTTGGATATGTCGGAAGCCAAAACCATCGATTCCTCCGGAATCTGCATGCTTATTATCTTGAAAAACCAGTTGAAAAAGACGGGAAGATCCTTAACGCTCAAATCGATAAAGGAAACAATCGGGAAGGTTTTTCAGGATACACTCTTTGAGAAGCTGTTCAAAGTCGTCGATTAACAGGGGACTTCTCATTCGCTTGAAAGAAGATTGCCGTCTGAGTCGTAGGCATAGACCTTTTCGGGATTGCCGTTTTCGTCAAACTCATAGATAAAATAGCCCGACAGGCTTCCTTTTTCAT includes:
- a CDS encoding STAS domain-containing protein, translating into MDKNGNEVTFVINGAIDIYNEKSIKNEILASLTDDVKSVVLDMSEAKTIDSSGICMLIILKNQLKKTGRSLTLKSIKETIGKVFQDTLFEKLFKVVD